The Muribaculum intestinale genome includes the window CCCAGAGTATGGCGAACACCCAAAACATCTCTGTCATGCCAAGGACAAGGTTGACAACGGCTGTAAGGAGCAGCCCTGTAGCCATAAATCTACGGGCATTGCATCGGTCGGCGAGGAATCCGTTGGCCATCTTACCGACAGCGTATACGAAAAACAGGCATGAGCCGATGATGCCGAGCTGAGTCTCGGTAAACACACCGTCATCAACAATGGGTTTACGCACGATATTCATAGATAGACGGCACACATAATACAGTGCATATCCAATCGTGGCCGACAGAAATGTGGCAATGCGCACTCGGCGGAACCTCTCGCGGTCATTGTTCACCTCGGGCGCCGGCGCCGATATTCGATAAAAACCGGCGACTCGGCTCCACAGCGACTGACCAGAAGAAGAGGACGCAATAGAATCGGTAACTTCCATAGTCTTTAATCGTGGCGACCGATTGACTTAAGGTAACTGATAAGGAGCTCCGGACGATCGGTCTGAATTATCGACGCACCAAGGTCGAGCACCTTTTTATAGCATTCCGCACCATTGTCGTAGGCGTAATCATCGTACATACCTGCGCCATCACCTCCGCAGAGCGAAGGCCAAAGAGTATTGACCCATATTTTAGAATTCTGTTTTTTGATATCAGCCAGACATGAATCAAGCTCAGCTCCGGGAGTCTGCCAGCATACTTCATAGGCAAGAGGCACGGTGCCGCTCTCGATATATTCAGCAAACAAAGCCTGCCCTTTGGTTTTATTTATATCTATGATAGGCATATACATCATCTTCTCGGGATATGCACCCATGATGCTGTCAACATACGCCATAGGCTTCTTACCTTTGATGAGCATCTGATCTGTCACGCCAAGCGAATCGGTAATTTTCATCACGAGATCGTAATACTGAAATCCCTGGTCGATGTTGACCACGATACGATCCTTGCATACCTCGAGAGCTTCGCGAAGTGTAGGCATCCGATGATTGGAGGTGGCCACATTGTGGGCGGTTTTCAGGTAACATGATGCAATGGAGTCGTAGGTGATGTCGGACACCCGGCCCTTGCCTGTTGTGGTACGGTCAATCGTATGGTCGTGACACAGCACGAGCACGCTGTCGGATGTGAGTTTGAGGTCAAGTTCCATAACATCCACCCCCATTCGGATTACCGACTCAATTGCCGCAATGGAATTTTCCGGATAATTGCGCCAGTCACCGCGATGCGACACTACCACAACATAATCGGTAGAGGGGTCGTTGAGAGCCGCAATCACACGCTCTGCCCGGTTGGCATATTCCTTAACAGGTTCATTTGATTTACCGGACGAGCATGCAGCCATGGAGAAGGCCATGAGTCCGGCGAAGATAAAATTGCTAAATTTCATAATAAAACAGTTGAAGCTAATTATTTTGTTTTAAATCATTTGTGAGGTAGTCTACAAGAAGAGCGGGATGATCGGTAAAAATCATATCGGCTCCCATATCTATCAGCCATCCATAGGCCTCGGCCGGATTCTCATAAGCAAGCTCGTCATCATGGCCGCCATTAAATGTACTCCATAATGAATTGAGCCACACATGGTATCCTTTGTCTCGAACCTCCTTTATACGCCGAAGCACATGATAGTCAGTGTGTCGAAACGAAAAACTGATGACCGGAGTATCAAAATTCGCAAGAAAATCGTCAAGCCGTTCATCATCGCCATCGCCCTTGCACACCAATACCGGAATATAGATTACCTCCCGGGGCAGTGCTCCTATTTCTTTATTCTTTCGGAGGCTGCTCCATGAACTGCGCAATATGATATGGTCAAGGCACCCGGCCTCGGCGGCTTCCTTAAGCAGGCGTTCCCTGAAATGCGGCCACTTATCGACCTGAACAAGCAAACGCCCACGGCACAGAGCCAGAGCCTCCTTGAATGTGGGTATCTTCTGGCGGGTGACAACACCAATCGGAGACCGGAGATTAAACTCTTTCAGCTGCTCAAGCGTATAGTCCGACACTCGTCCGCTGCCGGTTGTAGTGCGGTCGATAGTCTCATCATGCATCAGCACAAGCACACTGTCGCGAGTCATGGCAATATCCAGCTCGACAATGTCCACCCCCATGTCGATACATCTCCTTATAGCACGCAGTGAATTTTCAGTACCGCTACGCCAGTCGCCCCTGTGGGCTATTACAATCGGTTTTTTGAACGGAGCCGGCGAATATATGGCCTCACGAAGCGAATCGACACGGGTAGCCGCACCTACGGATACAGCCGCCAACAGCATGACAATAGCAGAAATCAATCTCATGGCTTATTAAAGTCAATCAGTATCGGGCAATGGTCGGATGGATGAAAAAATCTCGACACAAGCGAATCGCGTACGGGTGTTGTATAATCGTCACGAATCACTTTCACGTCAGCGATACAGTTGTAGAGTGCAGGAGTACAGTAAACGTAGTCGATACGTGCGTCACGCCATATTGTAGGAACTAACTCAGAAGGATATTTCTTGGATACGACGTCGATATACGGAGTATGCTCCAGGACATAGTCATGGCATAGAAACGCGGAAGTATCAGCCGGCATACCATAAAAACGATTGTCAAGACGCGACAGGGAATTAAAATCACCCATCATCATCCATAACTGACGATCGGCACCAGGAACACTCTCTATAGTATTACGACATATGTACTCTATCTCTTTCCTGCGGTACCTGTCGCCGCCATTTACGGCGGCGTCATCTTTCTGCCGAGACTTATCCACTCCAAATCCATACTTCTGAGGCCAGGTATGAACCGTGACAATATTGACAGTGTCATTGCCAACAACTATCCTTGCCCAACCGGCACCATGGCTCACTATGCTGTCAGGCTCTGCTCCGACAATCCGCTTTACATTTTCAATAGGATAGCGCGAAGTCACCACCTGGGGAAAACGGTCACGATGTCCTCCTTTATAACAATAACCGTGTCCGTATCTACGGGCAAAATCCGCCCATGCGCCAGGGAAATAACGGTCAGAGTCATCGGCATATCCCTCAGAAGAAGCTGTCAGATAGTTGGACTGCGCCTCAGCCCACACACATACATCGGGCTGATACCGGGCAACAAATGCCACAAATTCCTTGTAATCGCTCTGCTGGCCCGACCACATGCCATTCTGTATATTCCAGTAGAGCACACGCAGATTTCTGTCGGAGGCAGGGATACTGTCGATATCATCCTCTTGTGCAGGAGAGGCCCAGCATACCGCCGGGACAAGGAATATCCCGGCGATATGCATGACCTTATTCAGTAGATCCATAACAGAGTTCAATCAAAATTCGTAGTGTCGGTCCAACCCGGATTCTGGGAAAGAGCACCCCCCGAAAGCACACGCTCGCTTGCCGGTATGGGCCATAGATAGTCGCGTTCCTCATTCCATTCAATCGCAAGATTGGGAAGAGCATGAATCATGCCTTCAGAGCCGCCGGTAAGAGTTATATCCTTGCCAATCTGCTTGTAGTTGCCTTTCCACGATGCAGGCTTGGCTGCCGATGACACGAGAAGGTCGGCTTTACCGTCACCATCCATATCGTACTCTCCCTCGGCAGGGAAATATACGCCATAGAACGGACGCGTAAGCTGCGCTCCCTCTTTCCAGCGAAGGATATCCCACTGACGGAACCCTTCCAGACATAGTTCGATAGTACGCTCACGGCGGATTTCAAGAATCACTCCGGTATTGGCACTTTGTGTCACATTGGGATAATAGTCAACCATCAGAGGATCTATATTGGAGTTGGCATCCACCATTGACATATGCGGCATACCTACGCGGTCGCGTATTTTGTTGACTGAACGGTCGAGGTCGTCCTGTGTCAGAGTACCAAGCTCAGCCTTTGCCTCCGCGAAATTAAGGTAAACTTCCGCCGCACGGAAAAGAGGCAAATCGGTAAACGCTTTTTTAGAACCATCATAATTTGCATTACCTACATATTTAATCGGCTGATAGCCGGTAATAGCAGTCAGGTCATTGGCTGTCACCTTAGTGGCCCCAACCTGAATATATCCGGGACAAAGTACAGTCTGCGAAAGACGCGGGTCGCGTCCGGCAACCTCATCTGCAAATATCTTACGGTCATAGTCAGCAACAGATGAATAGAATGAGCCATCGGCCATAAGATAATGGTTCATGAAGCGGCGTGTGAATCCCTGTCTGTCATTCTTGATATTGAACGGGATAGAGTGCATTACATTGGCTTTGTTCCCATATTTGCGTGCCAGCACCACTTCGGTATTTGTAGCGTCGATTGCATTGAATAGATTCCGGTATGGTTCTGAGCCGGTCTTCTGGATAGAATACCCGCTATTGGAAATGAATTCCTCAGCAGCATCCGCAGCTGCCCGGAGATATTTATCAGCATCGGGTAATCCACGATACTTACGCCATGTACCTTCATACAACGCCACTCGACTCTTTAGGGCTAAAGCAGTCCATTTCGTGACCTTGACAAGATCCCTGCTTTTTGTACCGAGACGATAAGCCTCATCAAGGTCTTCAAGCACACGGTCGATTACATAGCCTCGATCATCGCGCTTCTTACGCAACAGTTCTGTATCGTTGTCTTTAAGTACCTGAGTATAATAGGGAACATCACCGAATCGGCGCACCTTCACAAAATAGAAGTAGGCCCTGAAAAAATAGCTTTCGGCATCATACGGCGCACTGACACTCTCATCACACGCCTTGTGCTCAAAATAATAATTGACTCTACGCAGAGCGCCCCAGTTCCATCCTGAAGAAGAGGCGGCTGTGCGCTGTCCCATCATAAGTTCGCCCAACGCATTGTCGACATTGTCATCGGCATTTGTAGCGACAATGCCGTCACTGTCAAGCATATCATAGTAGCCCTGCGTCCACAGTCCGAGCTGTGTGGCAGTCTTAAAGTATGTATCCGGACTCATTGTGTCTTCCGGCTCCTGAGTGAGATCGCACGATACAAACATCAATGACGCGGCACATACCGACATCAGATTATATTTGAAAAATTTCATTGCTCAATAATGTGTGGTAATAATTAAAATTTAACATCGACTCCTAACGAGAACGATTTTGAGAAACCATAACCGGTGCCCGAATTTGACTTATACGTCCCGGATGAGGTCGCCATTTCAGGGTCAACAGTCTTGGTATGTTTCTTAAGTGGAGACCAATAAGCAAGATTCTCACCGGTAAAGTACACCCTTACAGAATTAATCCATCTATTCTTCTTTATCGGCAATGTATATCCTACTGTAAGATTTTTCAGACGCAGATAGGCTGCATTCTGGAGATAGCGGTCAGTCGCTACAGAAAGAGAACCGCCATCATATGTCTGGTATCCGCGCTGACGGGGGAAGTAGCCATCGGGGTTGTCCTCGCTCCAGCACATTGACAGGAAATCCTTATGTATGAACGACAGAGACGGAAAGTCGTAGGGTCCCCAGAAGTCATAAGAATTCTGTACCGGCATCCAGTCGCATTTCCCTACACCCTGGAAGAATGCCGACACATCAAATCCGACATAATTCAAGTCAAGACGGAAAGAATAATTGTATCGCGGAATGCTATTACCGATGATGCGTTTGTCTCCCGAGTTTCCGACAACGCCGGACCCTTCATCTATTTTTCCATTTCCATCCAGGTCAATGAATTTCACATCACCGGCACGAAGTTTATTATCGCCTGCAGTCTTGGCATTGTATACACGCTGATTCACAGCCTTGTCATTGATTCTCGACTGATATTCGGCAGCTTCCTCATCCGAGGCAAACAGACCGTCTACCTTGTATCCCCATATCTCGCCAAGGGTCATGCCCTCATAGTAATCGGATATTAGTTTGTCAGGATTGTTAAATTTGGTAATCTTCGACTTATAATCGCCGAAGGTAGCGGATATACTGTAGTTCAGTCTATGTCCGAAAAGGCGTAAATTGTCATTCCATCTCAGATATAGTTCCCATCCGCGTGTGCGTAGGTCGGCGCAATTCTGTTTTGGTGTGGTAGCTCCAAATACCGAAGGCAGAGTAACCGAGTGGGTAAGCATATCCTTGGTGTCACGTACAAAGATGTCGGCGGTTGCAGTAAGTCGATTGTTCAGAAATCCGAAATCAAGACCAAGATTGTAGGTGATGACCTTTTCCCAAGTAAGATTTGATGACAACGGAGATGAAACTGTAGCGTATGTGGCACGTTGTTCGCCGTCGAAAGTATAGTCTGTAAGAATCTTGTCAGTATAGATTTTATCAAAATAAGCATAATTGCTTACCTGCTGGTTACCCAGCGAACCATATGACACGCGGAGTTTCGAGTTGTTCCACCATCCCTGCATACCGTCCCAGAATTTCTCCTGACTCATGCGCCAGCCTGCAGAGGCAGAAGGAAAGAATCCCCAACGACAGCCCGGAGCGAAACGCGAGGAACCGTCGTAGCGTCCGCTGACTTCCAACAGATACTTGCCGTCGTAATCATAGTTAAGACGAGCAAAATAGCCGAGAGTCTTGTACGCAGAGATTTCCTCGGTGACGGTAGCCACACCGTTGGCCACGCTCATTGAGCTCAAATCATCGGAGAGAAGATCGGACTTTTTAACACTCAATTCTGTATTCCTCTGGTGTTCGTACTGCATACCGGCCACAGCCTTGAAGTTGTGCATTCGGTTCCATACGTGATTATATGTACCAAACACGTTTACAGAGTGTCGGTTGATATCCGACTTTATTTCCTGATAGAAATCTTCTACAGTCCCTGATGTGAATTTCTTCACACTACCGCTCTTGTCAAGATAATTAAACGGAACACCCCGACGCTCGATGCCACGGTTGCGATAGCGGTAGGCATATGATGCCGTAATGACAAGGTCCTTATATATGTCGATATCAAATTGATTTGTAAGGACAAAATCCTTGTTCCCGCGGGAATTGCGCGACTGGTTGTCCGTTAGATAACCTGCATGGCCCGCTCCAAGAGGAGAGTTGGCACCGGTCATTGTATTGACATACTGTATCGTCTGTCCGTCGGGCGACAGAGGCATTACAGCAGAGTTTATATTGCTCTGTAGGGCATGTATAGTCTGCTGTTCGTTCCAATAGCCGGCATATTTGTAATTGGTATAATTGAAGTTGGCACCACCGGAATAACGCAGGAAAGGAAAAAGCTCGGCATTGAGCTTCATACGAAACGAATAGTTGGTATACTTGTCGTTGTATATCTTGAATATACCGTCCTGCTGAAGGAAACGACCTGACACGTAGTAGTTGGTTTTGGCATTTCCACCGGTAATCGATACATTGTGCTCCTGTTCCGGTCGAGTATCGCGATAGAAATAATCATACCAATCATAATTGGCATAGAAATAGAGTTTCCCGTCGCGCTCTATAGTCCAGGGACGGTCAGGATTCTCTGTATTGTCGTAGCGTCGGGCCTCAAGCATATCAAGATCCTCGCCGGTATAGCCCCACATATCCTTACCCTGGGCTATGCGGTAAAACTTATTAACTATGGTGACATGGTCGTAGCCGGTATGGATAAAATCAGTGGATGTAGTATTCTTACGCCATCCGAAGCGTCCATTATAGCTTACATTTACCTTTCCATCAGAATCCTTTCCCGACTTTGTAGTAATCAGAATCACGCCTGAAGATGCCTTCGCACCATAGATAGCGGCGGCAGAGGCGTCCTTAAGCACTGAAATTGATTCGATATCATTAGGGTTAATCTGTCCGAGGC containing:
- a CDS encoding glycerophosphodiester phosphodiesterase family protein is translated as MKFSNFIFAGLMAFSMAACSSGKSNEPVKEYANRAERVIAALNDPSTDYVVVVSHRGDWRNYPENSIAAIESVIRMGVDVMELDLKLTSDSVLVLCHDHTIDRTTTGKGRVSDITYDSIASCYLKTAHNVATSNHRMPTLREALEVCKDRIVVNIDQGFQYYDLVMKITDSLGVTDQMLIKGKKPMAYVDSIMGAYPEKMMYMPIIDINKTKGQALFAEYIESGTVPLAYEVCWQTPGAELDSCLADIKKQNSKIWVNTLWPSLCGGDGAGMYDDYAYDNGAECYKKVLDLGASIIQTDRPELLISYLKSIGRHD
- a CDS encoding glycerophosphodiester phosphodiesterase family protein yields the protein MRLISAIVMLLAAVSVGAATRVDSLREAIYSPAPFKKPIVIAHRGDWRSGTENSLRAIRRCIDMGVDIVELDIAMTRDSVLVLMHDETIDRTTTGSGRVSDYTLEQLKEFNLRSPIGVVTRQKIPTFKEALALCRGRLLVQVDKWPHFRERLLKEAAEAGCLDHIILRSSWSSLRKNKEIGALPREVIYIPVLVCKGDGDDERLDDFLANFDTPVISFSFRHTDYHVLRRIKEVRDKGYHVWLNSLWSTFNGGHDDELAYENPAEAYGWLIDMGADMIFTDHPALLVDYLTNDLKQNN
- a CDS encoding endonuclease/exonuclease/phosphatase family protein, with the translated sequence MDLLNKVMHIAGIFLVPAVCWASPAQEDDIDSIPASDRNLRVLYWNIQNGMWSGQQSDYKEFVAFVARYQPDVCVWAEAQSNYLTASSEGYADDSDRYFPGAWADFARRYGHGYCYKGGHRDRFPQVVTSRYPIENVKRIVGAEPDSIVSHGAGWARIVVGNDTVNIVTVHTWPQKYGFGVDKSRQKDDAAVNGGDRYRRKEIEYICRNTIESVPGADRQLWMMMGDFNSLSRLDNRFYGMPADTSAFLCHDYVLEHTPYIDVVSKKYPSELVPTIWRDARIDYVYCTPALYNCIADVKVIRDDYTTPVRDSLVSRFFHPSDHCPILIDFNKP
- a CDS encoding RagB/SusD family nutrient uptake outer membrane protein, which produces MKFFKYNLMSVCAASLMFVSCDLTQEPEDTMSPDTYFKTATQLGLWTQGYYDMLDSDGIVATNADDNVDNALGELMMGQRTAASSSGWNWGALRRVNYYFEHKACDESVSAPYDAESYFFRAYFYFVKVRRFGDVPYYTQVLKDNDTELLRKKRDDRGYVIDRVLEDLDEAYRLGTKSRDLVKVTKWTALALKSRVALYEGTWRKYRGLPDADKYLRAAADAAEEFISNSGYSIQKTGSEPYRNLFNAIDATNTEVVLARKYGNKANVMHSIPFNIKNDRQGFTRRFMNHYLMADGSFYSSVADYDRKIFADEVAGRDPRLSQTVLCPGYIQVGATKVTANDLTAITGYQPIKYVGNANYDGSKKAFTDLPLFRAAEVYLNFAEAKAELGTLTQDDLDRSVNKIRDRVGMPHMSMVDANSNIDPLMVDYYPNVTQSANTGVILEIRRERTIELCLEGFRQWDILRWKEGAQLTRPFYGVYFPAEGEYDMDGDGKADLLVSSAAKPASWKGNYKQIGKDITLTGGSEGMIHALPNLAIEWNEERDYLWPIPASERVLSGGALSQNPGWTDTTNFD
- a CDS encoding TonB-dependent receptor — its product is MYKLISTRLFSLLLMCFMVAGICGAAPSGRNVTVNVENSTLKSLFKAIESQTTYRFSYRMELIDGQKGVTVKMTDVPVGKVLDAAFSGRDLSYEIVSPNSIVITKKVDSGSPSSASGNKKTISGVVLDNLGDPAIGATVMVKGTNNGCSTDIDGRYTLGNVPADATIVFSMIGCVPREIAASDARALTSVEMKENAEVLDEVVVVGYGTQKRANLTGAVATISADDINNRPVANAANALQGADPSVNLTFNSGSMDAGYKIDIRGAASINGGSPLVLCDGMEVSLGQINPNDIESISVLKDASAAAIYGAKASSGVILITTKSGKDSDGKVNVSYNGRFGWRKNTTSTDFIHTGYDHVTIVNKFYRIAQGKDMWGYTGEDLDMLEARRYDNTENPDRPWTIERDGKLYFYANYDWYDYFYRDTRPEQEHNVSITGGNAKTNYYVSGRFLQQDGIFKIYNDKYTNYSFRMKLNAELFPFLRYSGGANFNYTNYKYAGYWNEQQTIHALQSNINSAVMPLSPDGQTIQYVNTMTGANSPLGAGHAGYLTDNQSRNSRGNKDFVLTNQFDIDIYKDLVITASYAYRYRNRGIERRGVPFNYLDKSGSVKKFTSGTVEDFYQEIKSDINRHSVNVFGTYNHVWNRMHNFKAVAGMQYEHQRNTELSVKKSDLLSDDLSSMSVANGVATVTEEISAYKTLGYFARLNYDYDGKYLLEVSGRYDGSSRFAPGCRWGFFPSASAGWRMSQEKFWDGMQGWWNNSKLRVSYGSLGNQQVSNYAYFDKIYTDKILTDYTFDGEQRATYATVSSPLSSNLTWEKVITYNLGLDFGFLNNRLTATADIFVRDTKDMLTHSVTLPSVFGATTPKQNCADLRTRGWELYLRWNDNLRLFGHRLNYSISATFGDYKSKITKFNNPDKLISDYYEGMTLGEIWGYKVDGLFASDEEAAEYQSRINDKAVNQRVYNAKTAGDNKLRAGDVKFIDLDGNGKIDEGSGVVGNSGDKRIIGNSIPRYNYSFRLDLNYVGFDVSAFFQGVGKCDWMPVQNSYDFWGPYDFPSLSFIHKDFLSMCWSEDNPDGYFPRQRGYQTYDGGSLSVATDRYLQNAAYLRLKNLTVGYTLPIKKNRWINSVRVYFTGENLAYWSPLKKHTKTVDPEMATSSGTYKSNSGTGYGFSKSFSLGVDVKF